The genomic region GCCGTCCACGGCAGGGCCACGGTGAAGGTGGTGCCGACGCCCACCTGGCTGGTCACCCGGACCTCGCCACCCTCCAGCCGGGCCAGCTCGTGGACCAGGGCAAGGCCGATGCCCGTGCCCTCGTGGCTGCGCGAGCGCGCGCCCTGCACCCGGTGGAAGCGCTCGAAGAGCTTCGGCAGGTCCGCCTCGGAGATCCCGATTCCGGTGTCGGCGACGGTGAGGCGGACCTCGTCGTGGTCGGCGTTCACGGCGATCCGGATGCGGCCGATGAACGTGTACTTCAGGGCGTTTGACAGCAGATTGGTGACGATGCGTTCCCAGTTGACCGGGTCGAGGGTGACCGGCCGGGGCAGCGGCGGGCAGTCGACCTCCAGAGCCAGGCCGGCACGTTCGACGGCGGCTCGGAAGACGCTTGCCAGCTCGGCGGTGAGCGCCGGGAGGTCGACCTCGCGGGCGTCGCTGTGGGCCCGGCCGGCCTCCAGGCTGGAGAAGGTGAGCAGGCTGTTGACCAGGGTCAACAGCCGGGTGGCGTTGCGCCAGGCGGTCTCCACCCGATCCCGTTGCCCGGGCGCCAGCGGCGCGGCGGTGTCGGCGAGCGCGTCGCCGAGCGGCCCGAGCATGAGGGTCAGCGGCGTACGGAACTCGTGGCTGACATTGGTGAAGAAGGTGGTCTTCACCCGGTCCAGCTCGGCCAGCGTCTCGGCCCGGCGCCGCTCCTGCTCGTACTCCTTCGCGTTGCGGACCGCCATGGAGACCTGTTGGGTCAGCAGTTGGTAGAAGGAGCGGTACGCCTCGTCCAACTCCCGGTTGGGGCTGACGCCGGCCAGCAGGACGCCGAGCGGCTGGTCCTCGGCGGCCGAGGGCAGCGGCAGCGCCAGCGCGGTGCGGGTGGGGTCGCCCCACGGGCCGGCGGGCAGGGGCAGGCGGTCCGCGACGCCTGTCACGTCGACGGGTCGGCCCTGCGCGGCGTCCGGCAGCCCCCAGGCGCGGGCCGCCGGGCTCGGGTCCGCCACGTCGACGACGTCCGGCAGCGTTCCGGCCACCGGGTGGTGACCCGGGCCACCGCCTGTGCAGGCCGTCCGGCGTAGCACCGCGCCGTCGCGCAGGTAGATCGCGGCGAACGGCACGTCCAGCGGGTGACCGCCGATCGCGTCGACCAGCCGGGCGCAGGTCGCGTCGACGTCGACGGTGCGCCCGTCGCCGCCCAGGCTCAGGTCGCGCAGCAGCCGCAGTCGCCGTTCGCCGACGACCTGCTCGGTGACCTCGCTGCACACCGTCAGCACGCCGACGGTGCGGCCGTCGTCGTCGCGGGCCGGGGCGTGCGAGACGCTGAAGTACGCCTCCTCGCGGTAGCCGGCGCGCTCCAGCAGGAGTTGCAGAGCGGGCACCCAACTGGCGACCCCGGTCGCCATGGCCTGCTGGATCAGGGGGGCGAGGACGTCCCAGCCCTCGGCCAGGGTCACCCGCACGTCGTCGCCGAGCGCGGCGGGGTGTTTGTCGCCGATCAGGGCGGAGTACGCGTCGTTGTAGAGCTGGGAGAGGCGGTCGCCCCAGAGCAGGAGCATGGGGTAACGGGAGGAGAGCACCACCCGCACGGCGGCGCGCAGGCTCTGCGGCCAGTTCGACACCGCGCTCAGCGGGGTGTCGGCCCAGTCCAGCTCGGCCATCAGCCGACCGGTGTCACCGCCGTCGTCGAACAGGTCGGTGCGGGGTCGTGTCACGCTCGACCCGGCCTCATCGCAAGCCCCCGTTCCGGGCCCGACGACCCCTGCTGGTGTTACCTACCCATCCTGGCACCTCTACTCACCTGTGCCGCCGTCGGTACCCATCGTCGAACCGGCGGGGGTTCGGGACGAACGTCCGATGCCGAAGACATAGATCTCTGTAAGTGTCTCGGTTATCTCTCCAACCCCCGAGGAGCCCCCATGAGAGGCAGAACGCTGAGCGCGGGAATCGCGCTCACCGTGTTCACCGGGATGACGGTGACGCTGGCCGCCCAGCCGGTGACCGCGTCACCCTCCGCCGCGACGACAGCGGCCCGGCCGATCGCCGCGTCCGCCGCCGCCCTGGCGGCGCCGGACATCTCCGTCACCAACGTCCAGGCGCACCTGACCCAGTTCAACTCCATCGCCAGCAGCAACGGCGGCAACCGGCGGGCCGGATCGGCCGGCTACACCGCCTCGGTCAGCTACGTGAAGAGCAAGCTCCAGGCCGCCGGCTACACCGTCAGCGAGCAGACCTGCTCCAGCTGCACGTACCCCTCGAACAACCTCATCGCCGAGTGGCCCGGCGGCCCGACCGACCAGGTGGTCATGTTCGGCGCCCACCTGGACAGCGTCTCGGCCGGTCCGGGCATCAACGACAACGCCTCCGGCTCGGCCACCCTGCTGGAGAACGCGCTGGTCCTCGCCGCGCAGAACCCGACCATGACGAAGAAGGTCCGGTTCGCCTGGTGGACAGACGAGGAGCAGGGTCTCAACGGCTCCCGGTTCTACGTGAACTCGCTCAGCACCACCCAGCGCGGCTACATCAAGGGCTACTACAACTTCGACATGGTCGGCTCGACGAACGGCGGCTACTTCATCAACCGGGTCAGCTCCACCACGGCGGCGCCGCTGAAGGCGTACTGGGACTCGCTGGGGCTGCAACCGGAGGAGAACGTCGAGGGTCAGGGCCGCTCCGACGACTACTACTTCCAGCAGGCCGGCATCCCCACCTCCGGATACGCCGCGGGCGCGAGCGCCCGTAAGACCAGCAGCCAGGCGGCCAAGTGGGGCGGCACGGCCAACTCCGCCTACGACTCCTGCTACCACCGCTCCTGCGACACCACCGCCAACGTCAGCGCCACAGTGCTGAACCGCGCGGCCGACGGCGTCGCGTACGCGCTGTGGCAGCTCGCCGTGGGCAGTGGCACCCCGACCAACGACTTCTCCGTGGCGGTCAGCCCCACCAGCCGTACCGTCGCGCAGGGCGCCAGCACCACCGCCACCGTCAGCACCGCGACCACCTCGGGCTCGGCACAGACGGTGAGCCTCAGCGCCTCCGGCGCGCCCAGCGGGGTCAGCGTCTCCTTCAGTCCGTCGTCGGTGACGTCCGGCGGGTCGGCCACGCTGACCCTGACCGCGTCGGCAAGCGCGGCGACGGGCACCGTCACCGTCACGGTCACCGGCACCGGGTCGGTGACCCGGACGGCGAGCCTCACCCTCACGGTGACCGGCACCGGCGGCTGCGCCGGCGGCCAGGTGGTCGGCAACGGTGGCTTCGAGAGCGGCAGCACGCCGTGGACAGCGTCCTCCGGCGTGATCACCAGTGACAGTGGCCAGCCGGCCCGGACCGGGTCGTACAAGGCGTGGCTCGACGGGTACGGCAGCACCCACACCGACACCCTGTCCCAGTCGGTGACCGTGCCGGCCGGCTGCGCCAGCTACACGCTGTCGTTCTGGCTGCACATCGACACCGCCGAGACCACCACCTCCACGGCGTACGACAAGCTCACCGTGCAGGTGGGCTCGACCACGCTGGCGACGTACTCGAACCTCAACGCCGCCGCCGGCTACGCCCAGCGCACGTTCACCGTGGCCGGGTTCGCCGGGCAGACGGTGACGCTGAAGTTCACCGGCACCGAGGACTCGTCGTTGCAGACCAGCTTCGTGATCGACGACGTGACGTTGCAGGCGAGCTGAGGGGACGTCGGGTGGGGGCGCGTGCCCCCACCCGACGTCTAGTCACGGGTGTCCATCTCTGGTAGAAATCTTTCAAGGCCCGGCCCCTGCTTCGCAGAATTCCGCCCCTCACGCGAACGGGAGTGCCATGTCATCCACCCGATCCACCGTGCGCCGCCGCGTGCTCACGCTGCTCGTGGCCACCCTCGCCACGGTCTGCGTCACCTTCGGCCTGGCCGCCCCGGCCTTCGCCATCAGCCACTCCAGCGCCACCTCGCAGCTGCGCGCCGCCGGCATCTCCTGGACCTCCAGCGGCAACTGCAGTGACCGCAACGTGGCCACCTGCACCTCGTTCGACGGGGTCCGGCAGGCCACCATCGACGGCATCATCACCTTCAAGCGGGCCAGCGGCTGCGCGGTCACCATCACCGCCGGCACCGAGGTCGGGCACGCCGGGGGCACGTACAGCCACTGGACCGGCTACAAGCTGGACATCGCCTTGAGCACCTGCATCCAGAACTACATCTCGGCGAACTACACCTATGTCGGTTACATCTCCGGCTTCGGCTATCAGTACCGGGCGGCCTCGGGCAACCTCTACACCAAGGAGGGCAGCCACTGGGACATCCTCTTCTACAGCTGCGGTGGCTGCTGAGCGAGGTGCCCCGGGCCGGGCGTGCGGAGGGAGCTGACCGCGTACCCGGGATCGGGCCGCCGCCGGGAACCAAGCGGCGGCCCGATCACGGCCGTGGTGTCGCTGCTCAGGGGAGCTGGGGGTAGAGCGCGGCCACGCCGCCGGCCAGGCCGGCCTGCACCTGCCGGCTGGTCTCGTCGGTGACGATCTCGTACGCGTCGGCCTCGATGCCGTCGATGCCGATCCGGGCGATCACGGCCGGGTCGGACTTCGGTGCGGTGACTGCGGCGGTCATGTCGGTGTCCATATAGCCGACGTGCAGGCCGGCGACCCGGACTCCCCGCTCGGCCAACTCGATGCGCAGCGCGTTTGTCATCGCCCACTCGGCCGACTTCGCGGCGCCGTACGCCCCGACGTTCGGGAAGTTGACCCAGGACAGGGCGGAGAGCACGTTGAGGATCGTCCCGCCGCCGTTGCCGGCGATGACCGGGGCGAACGCCCTGATCATCGACAGGTTGCCGAGGTAGTGGGTCTCCAGCTCCAGTCGGACCAGGTTCAGGTCGCCGTCGAGGAGGCTGGTGCCGGTCTCGATGCCGGCGTTGTTGATCAGCAGGTTCACGTCGCCGGCCAGCTGCGCGGCGGCGGCCACCGAGGCGGGGTCGGTGATGTCGAGGCGCACAGGCGTCACGCCGGGCAGGTCGACGCTGTCAGGGTTGCGGGCGCCGGCGTAGACCGTGGCGCCCCGGGCGACGAGTTCGGCGGCCAGGTGTCGGCCGAAGCCCCGGTTGGCGCCGGTGACGAGGGCGGTGCTTCCAGCGATCTTCATGGGAGTGCTCCAGGTTCGTGGTCGATGCGGCGCGACGACGCTTTGCTGACCGGAACGCTATCCGGCTGACTTCTGTTAGGCAAAGTCAGCTATGTCACGCCCGGTCACCAGGCGGATCGGGAATACGACCCGGACGCGGGCACGACCGGACGGGTGACGACTCGTATCCTTTGCGCGAACATCCGCACGAGCCGAGAAGGGAGACGGTGTGAGCAACCAGGCCGAGACGTTGGAGTTCCAGGCCGAGGCGCGTCAGCTCCTCCAGTTGGTGGTCCACTCGATCTATTCGAACAAGGACGTCTTCCTGCGGGAACTCATCTCGAACGCGTCCGACGCCCTGGACAAACTGCGGCTGGCGACGCTCGTCGACAAGGATCTCGTCGCCGAGACCGACGACCTGCACGTCGCCATCGAGGTCGACCGGGACGCCCGCACGCTTACCGTCCGGGACAACGGCATCGGCATGACCCGCGACGAGGTGGTCGCGCTGATCGGCACGATCGCCAAGTCCGGCACCGCCGAGCTGCTGCGCCAGCTGCGCGAGTCCGCCGACGCCCGCGCCTCGCAGGACCTGATCGGGCAGTTCGGCGTCGGCTTCTACGCCGCGTTCATGGTCGCCGACCGCGTCACCCTGCTGACCCGCAAGGCCGGGGAGACCGGCGGCACCCGTTGGGAGTCCACAGGCGAGGGCACCTACTCGATCGAGACCGTCGACGAGGCGCCGCAGGGCACAGCGGTGACCCTGCACCTCAAGCCGGCCGACACCGAGGACAACCTGCACGACTACACCACCGAGTGGACCGTCCGGGAGATCGTCAAGCGATACTCCGACTTCATCGCGTGGCCGATCCGGATGCGCGTGGAGCGTCCGGGCACCGACGGCGAGGCCGCCACAAGCGAGGTGCAGACCCTCAACTCGATGAAGGCGCTCTGGGCCCGGCCCCGCGACGAGGTCGACGCCGCCGAGTACAACGAGTTCTACAAGCACGTCAGCCACGACTGGGCCGACCCGCTCGAGGTCGTGCACATGAAGGGCGAGGGCACCTTCGAGTACGAGGCGCTGCTGTTCCTGCCCAGCCACGCCCCGCTGGACCTGTTCTCCCCGCAGGGCCGCCGCGGCGTCCAGCTCTACGTCAAGCGCGTGTTCATCATGGACGACTGCGAGGCGCTGGTCCCCACCTACCTGCGCTTCGTCAAGGGCGTCGTCGACGCGCACGACCTGTCGCTGAACATCTCCCGCGAGATCCTCCAGCAGGACCGGCAGATCCAGATCGTCCGTCGCCGCCTGGTCAGGAAGGTCCTCACCACGGTCAAGGACCTCAAGGCCAACCACCCCGAGCGCTACCGCACCTTCTGGACCGAGTTCGGCGCGGTGGTCAAGGAAGGGCTGATCGACGACGCCGACAACCGGGACTCCCTGCTGGAGATCCTGTCGGTGGCGTCCACCCACGACCAGGCGGAGCCCACCGACCTGGCCGGCTACGTCTCACGGATGAAGGACGGCCAGAGCGACATCTGGTACGCCACAGGCGACTCTCGCGCCACCATCGAGAACTCCCCGCACCTGGAGGCGTTCCGGGCCAAGGGCCACGAGGTGCTGTTGCTCACCGACCCGGTCGACGAGGTGTGGGTCGAGCGGGTCGGCGAGTACGACGGCCGGCCGCTGCGCTCGATCGCCAAGGGCCAGGTCGACCTGGACACCGACGAGGAGAAGCAACAGGCCGAGGCCGAGCGCGAGCAGCAGCGGCAGGATTTCGCCGCGCTTGTGGAGTGGCTGGGCACGACCCTCGCCGACAGTGTTCGGGAGGTCCGCCTGTCGTCGCGGTTGACCACCTCACCGGCCTGCGTCGTGGGCGACGCGCACGACCTCACGCCGACGTTGGAGAAGATGTACCGGGCGATGGGGCACGACGTACCCACGGCCAAGCGCATCCTGGAGATCAACCCCGGTCACCCGCTCGTCACCGGGCTGCGCAAGGCACACGAGCAGGGCGACTCCTCCGAAACCCTGACCGAGACCGCCGAGCTGCTGTACGGCCTGGCGGTTCTCGCCGAGGGCGGCGAGTTGGCCGATCCGGCCCGGTTCACCCGTACGCTCGCCGACCGGCTGGCGCGCACCCTGTAACCGGCGCCACCCCTGCGGCCGGCGGGTTCCGCACAGCGGACCCGCCGGCCGGTCACGTCACTGGCCCGGAATCACCAGACCGGACTCGTAGGCGACCATCACCGCCTGGGCGCGGTCGCGCAGGTTCAGTTTGGCGAGCAGGTTGCCGACGTGCGTCTTCACCGTGTGCTCGCTCAGGTGGTGGTGGGCGGCGATCTCGGCGTTCGACAGACCGGCCGCGATCAGGCGCAGCACGTCCGTCTCGCGAGCGGTCAGCGCGGTCACCGCGGCGGCCCGGCCCGGATCCGGGTGACCGCGCCTGTGCAGTTCGCCGATCACGCGTGCGGTGACGCCGGGGGCGAGCAACGCGTCGCCGGCGGCGACCACGCGGACGGCGTTCACCAGGTCGGCTCGGGGGGCGTCCTTGAGCAGGAAGCCGCTGGCCCCGGCGCGCAACGCCGCGTACAGGTAGTCGTCGGTGTCGAACATGGTCAGGGCGAGGACCCGGCTCGACGTACGGACGCAGACCTGCCGGGTGGCGGCGACGCCGTCGAGGACGGGCATCCGCATGTCCATCAGCACGACGTCGGGTCGGTGTTCGAGGGCGGCACGCACGGCGTTCGCGCCGTCGGCGGCCTCGGCGACCACCTCGATGTCCGGCTCGGCACCGAGGATCGTCGCGAATCCGGCCCGGAACAGGTCCTGAT from Micromonospora lupini harbors:
- a CDS encoding ATP-binding protein, coding for MTRPRTDLFDDGGDTGRLMAELDWADTPLSAVSNWPQSLRAAVRVVLSSRYPMLLLWGDRLSQLYNDAYSALIGDKHPAALGDDVRVTLAEGWDVLAPLIQQAMATGVASWVPALQLLLERAGYREEAYFSVSHAPARDDDGRTVGVLTVCSEVTEQVVGERRLRLLRDLSLGGDGRTVDVDATCARLVDAIGGHPLDVPFAAIYLRDGAVLRRTACTGGGPGHHPVAGTLPDVVDVADPSPAARAWGLPDAAQGRPVDVTGVADRLPLPAGPWGDPTRTALALPLPSAAEDQPLGVLLAGVSPNRELDEAYRSFYQLLTQQVSMAVRNAKEYEQERRRAETLAELDRVKTTFFTNVSHEFRTPLTLMLGPLGDALADTAAPLAPGQRDRVETAWRNATRLLTLVNSLLTFSSLEAGRAHSDAREVDLPALTAELASVFRAAVERAGLALEVDCPPLPRPVTLDPVNWERIVTNLLSNALKYTFIGRIRIAVNADHDEVRLTVADTGIGISEADLPKLFERFHRVQGARSRSHEGTGIGLALVHELARLEGGEVRVTSQVGVGTTFTVALPWTAAQRAPAIGPAPNGRGDVARAGVSEAVGWLTDPAGGVAEPAAAPGPDADEVTGARILVADDNSDMRAYLSRLLAGQGWRVRSVTDGRQALDAIHEEPPDLLLTDVMMPVLDGFDLVRRLRADPATRALPVLVLSARAGEEASVVGLSLGADDYLVKPFAAAELIARIRTAIRRARTDPSGDDATASSGDDSSSAVDTPRSTRPAGVTAVAPAAPLAEPTGSAPAARSAAEPTGGEPAAAPANAEPAGGELAGVSTVDTVDGRGDTLATEWTYPSAPTSAASMRRDVRLALDEVDVHADVLEDLLLAASEAMNNAVEHAQRPSRPEVRVRLQVGDDRVRISVRDFGTWRDRRPAMDRGRGALLMNAYGDVRLVSTGEGTTVTIERRLTDPT
- a CDS encoding M28 family peptidase, yielding MRGRTLSAGIALTVFTGMTVTLAAQPVTASPSAATTAARPIAASAAALAAPDISVTNVQAHLTQFNSIASSNGGNRRAGSAGYTASVSYVKSKLQAAGYTVSEQTCSSCTYPSNNLIAEWPGGPTDQVVMFGAHLDSVSAGPGINDNASGSATLLENALVLAAQNPTMTKKVRFAWWTDEEQGLNGSRFYVNSLSTTQRGYIKGYYNFDMVGSTNGGYFINRVSSTTAAPLKAYWDSLGLQPEENVEGQGRSDDYYFQQAGIPTSGYAAGASARKTSSQAAKWGGTANSAYDSCYHRSCDTTANVSATVLNRAADGVAYALWQLAVGSGTPTNDFSVAVSPTSRTVAQGASTTATVSTATTSGSAQTVSLSASGAPSGVSVSFSPSSVTSGGSATLTLTASASAATGTVTVTVTGTGSVTRTASLTLTVTGTGGCAGGQVVGNGGFESGSTPWTASSGVITSDSGQPARTGSYKAWLDGYGSTHTDTLSQSVTVPAGCASYTLSFWLHIDTAETTTSTAYDKLTVQVGSTTLATYSNLNAAAGYAQRTFTVAGFAGQTVTLKFTGTEDSSLQTSFVIDDVTLQAS
- a CDS encoding SDR family oxidoreductase, with protein sequence MKIAGSTALVTGANRGFGRHLAAELVARGATVYAGARNPDSVDLPGVTPVRLDITDPASVAAAAQLAGDVNLLINNAGIETGTSLLDGDLNLVRLELETHYLGNLSMIRAFAPVIAGNGGGTILNVLSALSWVNFPNVGAYGAAKSAEWAMTNALRIELAERGVRVAGLHVGYMDTDMTAAVTAPKSDPAVIARIGIDGIEADAYEIVTDETSRQVQAGLAGGVAALYPQLP
- the htpG gene encoding molecular chaperone HtpG, coding for MSNQAETLEFQAEARQLLQLVVHSIYSNKDVFLRELISNASDALDKLRLATLVDKDLVAETDDLHVAIEVDRDARTLTVRDNGIGMTRDEVVALIGTIAKSGTAELLRQLRESADARASQDLIGQFGVGFYAAFMVADRVTLLTRKAGETGGTRWESTGEGTYSIETVDEAPQGTAVTLHLKPADTEDNLHDYTTEWTVREIVKRYSDFIAWPIRMRVERPGTDGEAATSEVQTLNSMKALWARPRDEVDAAEYNEFYKHVSHDWADPLEVVHMKGEGTFEYEALLFLPSHAPLDLFSPQGRRGVQLYVKRVFIMDDCEALVPTYLRFVKGVVDAHDLSLNISREILQQDRQIQIVRRRLVRKVLTTVKDLKANHPERYRTFWTEFGAVVKEGLIDDADNRDSLLEILSVASTHDQAEPTDLAGYVSRMKDGQSDIWYATGDSRATIENSPHLEAFRAKGHEVLLLTDPVDEVWVERVGEYDGRPLRSIAKGQVDLDTDEEKQQAEAEREQQRQDFAALVEWLGTTLADSVREVRLSSRLTTSPACVVGDAHDLTPTLEKMYRAMGHDVPTAKRILEINPGHPLVTGLRKAHEQGDSSETLTETAELLYGLAVLAEGGELADPARFTRTLADRLARTL
- a CDS encoding response regulator, which codes for MLRVVLADDQDLFRAGFATILGAEPDIEVVAEAADGANAVRAALEHRPDVVLMDMRMPVLDGVAATRQVCVRTSSRVLALTMFDTDDYLYAALRAGASGFLLKDAPRADLVNAVRVVAAGDALLAPGVTARVIGELHRRGHPDPGRAAAVTALTARETDVLRLIAAGLSNAEIAAHHHLSEHTVKTHVGNLLAKLNLRDRAQAVMVAYESGLVIPGQ